A part of Mucilaginibacter defluvii genomic DNA contains:
- a CDS encoding YihY/virulence factor BrkB family protein, whose amino-acid sequence MKMFSKEYFKQLWKVLLATFSSFGNDNGLKLSASLAYYTIFSLAPLLILVLALTGIFLKDAGNRNELYDQLQQYVGAQATEQIKATIKSQDIAGKSGIGLVVGIATLLLGASSIFLEIQDSLNLIWRVKAKPKKGWVRLLKNRFLSFSLIVSLGFLLLASLVVSIIISAISDKIEAWLPKVLGNDISAVVGTTLIFAINFGVTLLVISVLFGIIFKVLPDVKIKWKDVRAGAIFTAILFIIGQYIISLYIQYTAQGSAYGTAGSIIVILVWIYYTAAILYIGAEFTQVYAEARGSRIEPAPYAVVIRQTEYETKTSELPLQNPELDGVLKCDTDDKDNPECKDDSKS is encoded by the coding sequence ATGAAAATGTTTAGCAAAGAATACTTTAAGCAGTTATGGAAAGTACTCCTGGCCACTTTCAGTAGTTTTGGTAATGATAACGGCTTAAAATTGAGCGCCTCGCTCGCTTACTATACCATATTTTCGTTAGCTCCGCTGCTTATCCTGGTGCTTGCATTAACCGGTATATTTTTAAAGGATGCCGGTAACCGTAACGAGTTGTACGATCAGTTACAGCAATATGTGGGCGCTCAGGCTACAGAGCAAATCAAGGCTACTATCAAATCGCAGGATATAGCGGGTAAAAGCGGTATAGGTCTGGTTGTAGGCATAGCTACCCTGTTGCTTGGTGCAAGCAGTATATTTTTGGAGATACAGGATTCGCTTAACCTGATATGGCGCGTTAAGGCCAAGCCAAAAAAGGGCTGGGTACGTTTGCTCAAAAATAGGTTCCTGTCCTTTTCATTGATTGTAAGCCTGGGCTTTTTGTTGTTGGCTTCGCTCGTGGTGAGCATCATCATCAGCGCTATTAGTGATAAAATTGAAGCCTGGCTGCCCAAAGTGTTGGGGAACGATATATCAGCCGTGGTGGGCACAACCCTTATATTTGCCATAAATTTTGGCGTAACGCTGCTGGTAATTTCCGTATTGTTCGGTATCATTTTCAAAGTGTTGCCTGATGTCAAGATCAAGTGGAAGGACGTTCGGGCGGGTGCCATATTCACGGCCATTCTGTTTATCATAGGCCAATACATCATCAGCCTGTACATACAATATACCGCGCAGGGCTCAGCCTACGGCACCGCCGGCTCTATCATCGTGATCCTGGTTTGGATTTATTATACCGCTGCCATCTTATATATAGGTGCTGAATTTACCCAGGTTTATGCTGAAGCACGTGGCAGCCGTATTGAACCCGCGCCTTATGCAGTAGTAATCAGGCAAACCGAGTATGAAACTAAAACCAGTGAATTACCGTTGCAAAACCCGGAATTGGATGGTGTACTTAAATGCGATACGGACGATAAAGACAACCCCGAATGTAAGGACGATTCAAAATCCTGA
- a CDS encoding PglZ domain-containing protein codes for MQDTTILWADDEIDLLKPHILFLNEKGYKVTTVTSGNDAVEAFKNGYFDLVFLDENMPGLTGLETLSQIKNLNNDVPIVLITKSEEEYLMEDAIGSKIDDYLIKPVHPKQILLTIKKLTENKRLVTEKTTMAYQQDFRTLGMTLNDNLSYQEWIDVYKKLIYWELELEQLEDAGMHEILTLQKAEANTQFCKYIEKNYLNWVKNPESGPISSPQLFKKKVFPKLDGEGKPLFFILIDNLRYDQFRIINPLISEYFRLEEEDIYFSILPTATQYARNAIFSGLMPLEMERRFPDKWQNDEDEGGKNLFEDDFLGDNIKRNLRKECKYSYHKILNLDEGRSLNESVNNLMNNDLNVVVYNFVDMLSHARTDMQMIRELASDDAAYRSLTLSWFEHSPLFELLKYLAQKQVRVIITTDHGTIKVKNPSKIIGDRNTNTNLRYKQGRNLNFNAKDVLHIRNPHDAMLPKLHVSSSFVFAKNDGYFVYPNNYNHFVNFYNETFQHGGISLEEMIIPIATYGPK; via the coding sequence ATGCAGGATACCACCATATTATGGGCCGACGATGAAATCGACCTGTTAAAGCCCCATATACTTTTTTTAAATGAAAAGGGTTATAAAGTAACCACCGTGACCAGCGGTAACGACGCCGTTGAAGCCTTTAAGAACGGTTACTTTGACCTGGTTTTTCTGGATGAGAACATGCCCGGCCTTACGGGCTTGGAAACACTATCGCAGATAAAGAACCTGAACAATGATGTGCCGATTGTGCTGATCACCAAAAGCGAGGAAGAGTATTTGATGGAGGATGCCATCGGCTCCAAAATTGATGACTACCTGATAAAGCCGGTTCACCCGAAGCAGATACTGCTCACCATAAAAAAACTGACTGAAAACAAACGCCTGGTTACTGAGAAAACAACCATGGCTTACCAGCAGGATTTCCGTACGCTGGGCATGACGCTGAACGATAACCTGAGCTACCAGGAATGGATAGACGTGTATAAAAAACTTATCTACTGGGAGCTTGAACTGGAGCAACTGGAAGATGCGGGCATGCACGAAATTCTGACCCTGCAAAAAGCCGAGGCCAATACGCAGTTTTGTAAATACATCGAAAAAAATTACCTAAACTGGGTTAAAAATCCGGAAAGCGGCCCCATCAGCTCACCGCAATTATTTAAGAAAAAGGTGTTCCCGAAACTGGACGGTGAGGGCAAGCCATTGTTTTTTATATTGATAGATAACCTGCGTTACGATCAGTTCCGCATTATTAACCCGCTGATATCTGAATATTTCAGGCTGGAAGAAGAGGATATTTACTTTAGCATTTTGCCTACGGCTACGCAATACGCGCGTAACGCCATATTTTCGGGCCTGATGCCGCTGGAGATGGAGCGCCGTTTTCCGGATAAATGGCAGAATGACGAGGACGAGGGTGGCAAAAACCTTTTTGAGGACGACTTTTTGGGTGACAACATTAAACGCAATCTGCGCAAGGAGTGTAAGTATTCATACCACAAGATATTGAACCTTGACGAGGGCAGATCGTTAAACGAGTCGGTTAACAACCTGATGAATAACGATTTGAACGTAGTGGTGTATAACTTTGTGGATATGCTATCACATGCCCGTACTGATATGCAGATGATACGCGAACTGGCCAGCGATGATGCCGCTTACCGATCATTAACGCTATCATGGTTTGAGCATTCGCCGCTGTTTGAATTGTTGAAGTACCTGGCGCAAAAGCAGGTAAGGGTAATTATTACTACAGATCATGGTACCATTAAGGTAAAAAACCCGAGCAAGATCATCGGCGACCGTAATACCAATACCAACCTGCGTTACAAGCAGGGACGGAACCTTAACTTTAATGCCAAGGATGTGTTGCATATACGCAACCCGCACGATGCCATGCTGCCTAAGCTGCATGTAAGCTCAAGCTTCGTTTTCGCTAAAAATGATGGCTATTTTGTATACCCGAATAATTACAACCATTTTGTGAATTTTTATAACGAAACCTTCCAGCACGGGGGCATTTCGTTAGAAGAGATGATCATTCCGATAGCTACTTACGGGCCTAAATAA
- a CDS encoding bifunctional UDP-3-O-[3-hydroxymyristoyl] N-acetylglucosamine deacetylase/3-hydroxyacyl-ACP dehydratase, with amino-acid sequence MNVKQRTIKLPVSVSGTGLHTGEKVTMTFNPAPENHGYKFRRVDVEGQPVIDADVDNVTDTSRGTTISQNGASVSTVEHVLAALVGLEIDNVLIDLDGPETPIMDGSAIEFVNALTGGGFVEQDADREYYHITHNIHYTEAERKVEMVAMPLDDYRFTCMVDYNSDVLGSQHASISTINEFTKEIASCRTFCFLHELEMLLKHNLIKGGDLNNAIVVVDKQVDEEELAHLAKLFNRKDIKVAPQGILNNIELRHQNEPARHKLLDMIGDLALVGVPLKGHIMAARPGHAANIAFGKKIKALIKKERSKKHLKVYDPNMKPHYDTVQIMDILPHRQPFLMVDKILELTKTHVVGLKNVTMNEDLFMGHFPGAPLFPGVLQIEAMAQTGGILVLNTVPDPENYITLFLKIENARFKDKVTPGDTIIFRCDLVAPIRRGIAQMKGVGMVGERVVVEAELMAQIVKTKNKD; translated from the coding sequence ATGAACGTAAAACAACGAACTATTAAATTGCCTGTATCTGTTTCAGGTACCGGTTTGCACACCGGCGAAAAGGTTACCATGACCTTTAACCCAGCCCCCGAAAACCATGGCTATAAATTTCGCCGAGTGGATGTTGAAGGGCAACCGGTAATTGATGCTGATGTAGATAACGTTACCGACACATCGCGCGGAACCACCATATCGCAAAACGGCGCAAGCGTTAGTACCGTTGAACACGTACTGGCAGCCCTCGTGGGTTTGGAGATCGATAACGTATTGATTGATCTGGACGGCCCCGAAACGCCTATTATGGATGGCAGTGCCATTGAGTTTGTTAACGCCCTAACCGGCGGCGGTTTTGTTGAGCAGGATGCCGACCGTGAATATTATCATATTACCCATAATATACATTACACCGAAGCCGAACGTAAAGTGGAAATGGTGGCCATGCCGCTTGATGATTACCGCTTTACCTGTATGGTTGATTATAACTCGGATGTACTGGGCAGTCAGCATGCCAGTATATCAACCATTAACGAGTTTACCAAGGAGATAGCCTCATGCCGCACGTTCTGCTTTTTGCATGAACTGGAGATGCTGTTAAAGCACAACCTGATTAAAGGCGGCGACCTTAACAATGCCATTGTTGTTGTTGACAAACAGGTTGACGAGGAAGAATTGGCACACCTGGCCAAACTGTTTAACCGTAAGGACATCAAAGTTGCGCCGCAAGGCATCCTCAACAATATTGAACTACGCCATCAGAACGAGCCTGCAAGGCACAAACTGCTGGACATGATAGGCGACCTTGCCCTGGTTGGAGTTCCGCTTAAAGGGCACATCATGGCAGCAAGGCCGGGCCATGCGGCAAACATCGCCTTTGGCAAAAAAATTAAGGCACTCATAAAAAAAGAACGCAGCAAAAAACACCTTAAGGTTTACGATCCGAACATGAAGCCGCACTATGATACTGTGCAGATCATGGACATATTGCCTCACCGTCAACCATTTCTGATGGTTGATAAGATTTTGGAACTAACCAAAACTCACGTGGTAGGTTTAAAAAACGTTACCATGAACGAGGATTTGTTTATGGGGCACTTTCCGGGTGCGCCGCTTTTCCCTGGTGTTTTGCAGATAGAGGCTATGGCACAAACTGGTGGTATTTTGGTGCTGAACACCGTGCCTGATCCGGAAAACTACATTACGCTTTTCCTTAAAATAGAAAATGCCCGCTTTAAAGATAAGGTAACACCGGGTGATACAATTATATTCCGCTGCGACCTGGTTGCACCTATACGCCGTGGCATTGCGCAAATGAAAGGCGTAGGTATGGTAGGCGAACGCGTTGTAGTTGAAGCCGAGTTGATGGCCCAGATAGTAAAAACAAAAAACAAAGATTAA
- a CDS encoding aspartyl protease family protein, protein MLCIARAQHFDFDASRKKLSIPFRFVRNSVIVPVNINGKGPYNFILDSGVGLMLITQPNLVDSLNIDYKRLVKIPGLGDGDDAQAYITGQIDVKIAGTQGYGISAAILKTDNLNLSGFVGMPIHGLIGYEFFNNLVVQINLADTTLNIYRPKDINRIRKKGDRIPMVIEEKKPYIFTKVTLPDGSSSLNKLLVDLGAGHALSLDYLIQKKGMPDKFIAANLGVGLNGPITGFIARAKQLDLGTYKIHYPLTSFPDGNNTNIRPSIPRDGNIGMEILKRFKITFDYSGNAVYLKKAAKFREPFEHDMTGIEYYASGPGLQHVIISRVEPGSSGYEIGLERGDEIVSVNFKPVYRMSLEEIDNIFKSKHERTVLLEIYHSGKAEMVVLTLRRRI, encoded by the coding sequence TTGCTATGTATTGCCCGCGCGCAGCATTTTGATTTTGATGCATCCCGAAAAAAACTTTCTATTCCGTTTCGCTTTGTACGTAATTCAGTAATCGTCCCGGTAAATATAAACGGCAAAGGGCCGTACAATTTTATACTCGACTCCGGCGTAGGCCTAATGCTGATCACGCAACCTAACTTGGTTGATTCGCTCAACATTGATTATAAAAGGCTGGTGAAGATACCCGGCCTTGGCGATGGCGATGATGCACAGGCATACATTACAGGCCAAATTGACGTGAAGATTGCCGGAACGCAGGGCTACGGTATATCAGCGGCTATTTTAAAAACGGATAACCTTAATCTTTCGGGCTTTGTAGGCATGCCCATACACGGTCTAATCGGGTATGAATTTTTCAATAACCTGGTTGTACAGATCAACCTGGCCGATACCACATTAAACATTTACCGTCCTAAAGATATTAACCGCATCAGGAAAAAAGGCGACAGGATACCGATGGTTATTGAAGAGAAAAAGCCTTACATCTTTACAAAAGTTACTTTGCCTGATGGATCGTCATCCCTCAACAAACTGCTTGTTGACCTGGGCGCCGGGCATGCGCTATCGCTGGATTACCTGATACAGAAAAAAGGTATGCCTGATAAATTTATTGCCGCCAATTTAGGCGTTGGGCTCAACGGCCCCATTACCGGTTTTATAGCCCGCGCTAAACAGCTCGATCTGGGTACTTACAAAATACACTATCCGCTTACCTCATTTCCGGATGGTAATAACACCAACATCAGACCTTCCATACCGCGCGACGGTAACATTGGGATGGAAATATTAAAGCGTTTTAAAATCACGTTTGACTATAGCGGAAATGCCGTCTATCTCAAAAAGGCTGCTAAATTCAGGGAACCGTTTGAGCACGACATGACGGGCATTGAGTATTACGCCTCGGGGCCGGGCTTACAGCACGTAATTATAAGCAGAGTAGAGCCAGGCTCATCCGGCTATGAGATTGGACTTGAACGCGGGGATGAGATTGTATCAGTTAATTTTAAACCTGTATACAGGATGAGCCTGGAAGAGATCGACAATATTTTTAAATCAAAGCATGAGCGCACCGTTTTGCTTGAAATATACCATAGCGGTAAAGCCGAAATGGTTGTGCTCACCTTGAGGCGACGAATTTGA
- a CDS encoding alanine dehydrogenase has product MSSGKYSGFSDVARQALMQTQESMLEVKTRKNKLYIGIPKEVSFQENRIPLTPLSVALLVNNGHDVMLESNAGKAANFLDKDYSEQGGRIVYDTKTVYEADIIIKIAPPTLAEIELMKPGQLLISTLQPATMKAEVLQALLNKKITALCFEHLLDEGGTLTVVRAMSEIVGATSILIAAEYLSNVFEGKGLMLGGITGVPPTEIVILGAGTVGEYAARTAISLGAEVKVFDPSIYKLRRLQNNIGSRVFTSVVQPIVLEKAITTCDVAIGALRAQAGRSPCIISEETVSRMKRDSVIIDVSIDQGGCFETSEVTNHTNPVFRKYDVTHYCVPNIASRVARTATYALTNIFAPILVDIGDQGGIKNVIWQKTGVRNAVYIYQGHLTNKHLGDRFNIPCKDLDLLIVSNI; this is encoded by the coding sequence ATGAGTTCAGGTAAATACAGCGGTTTTAGCGATGTGGCACGGCAGGCATTGATGCAAACCCAGGAATCAATGCTGGAAGTTAAAACCCGCAAGAACAAGCTCTACATAGGTATACCTAAAGAAGTTTCTTTCCAGGAGAACCGCATACCGCTTACGCCGCTTTCGGTAGCGTTGCTGGTAAATAACGGGCATGATGTAATGCTGGAAAGCAATGCAGGTAAAGCAGCCAACTTCCTGGATAAGGACTACAGCGAACAGGGCGGCCGTATAGTATATGATACCAAAACCGTTTACGAGGCTGACATCATCATCAAGATAGCCCCGCCTACCCTGGCCGAAATTGAGCTGATGAAACCGGGCCAGTTGCTGATATCGACCCTGCAGCCTGCCACCATGAAGGCTGAAGTACTACAAGCCTTGCTCAACAAAAAAATTACCGCGCTTTGCTTTGAGCACCTGCTCGACGAAGGCGGCACCCTGACCGTAGTGCGCGCCATGAGCGAAATTGTTGGCGCCACCTCAATATTGATAGCTGCTGAATACCTGAGCAATGTTTTTGAGGGGAAAGGCTTGATGCTTGGCGGTATTACGGGCGTTCCCCCCACCGAAATTGTGATATTAGGCGCAGGCACAGTAGGCGAATATGCCGCGCGTACAGCCATATCATTAGGCGCCGAGGTAAAGGTTTTTGACCCGTCGATATACAAACTACGCCGCTTGCAGAATAACATAGGTAGCCGGGTATTTACCTCGGTTGTGCAGCCTATTGTGCTCGAGAAAGCCATTACCACCTGCGATGTAGCCATCGGTGCGCTGCGCGCGCAGGCAGGCCGCAGTCCGTGTATTATAAGCGAGGAAACCGTAAGCCGCATGAAGCGCGATTCGGTTATCATTGATGTAAGCATTGACCAGGGCGGCTGCTTCGAAACATCCGAGGTAACCAACCACACCAACCCTGTTTTCCGCAAGTACGACGTAACGCATTATTGCGTGCCAAACATAGCCTCACGTGTAGCGCGTACCGCTACATATGCGCTCACCAACATATTCGCCCCGATACTGGTTGATATCGGCGACCAGGGCGGTATTAAAAATGTGATCTGGCAAAAAACAGGTGTGCGCAATGCGGTCTATATTTACCAGGGTCATCTCACCAACAAGCATTTAGGCGATCGTTTTAATATTCCTTGTAAGGATCTGGATCTGTTGATTGTATCCAACATCTGA
- the dtd gene encoding D-aminoacyl-tRNA deacylase yields the protein MRAVLQRVSEAACRVDGEVTGQIGTGFLVLLGVEDADTVEDIQWLAQKIANMRVFSDENGLMNKALADVNGSILLISQFTLFAQTKKGNRPSFIRAARPEKAIPLYEQMITELSKLTGKTVATGIFGADMKVSLVNDGPVTITIDTKVKE from the coding sequence ATGAGAGCAGTATTACAACGTGTTAGCGAAGCGGCCTGCCGGGTTGACGGAGAGGTAACCGGGCAAATCGGCACAGGCTTTTTGGTATTATTGGGCGTTGAGGACGCCGATACAGTTGAGGATATACAATGGCTTGCCCAAAAAATTGCCAATATGCGTGTATTTAGCGACGAAAACGGCCTGATGAACAAAGCGCTGGCAGATGTTAACGGCAGTATTTTACTTATTTCGCAGTTTACACTGTTCGCTCAAACTAAAAAGGGCAATCGCCCGTCGTTTATCAGGGCTGCACGCCCTGAAAAGGCAATACCGCTTTACGAGCAAATGATAACGGAGTTAAGCAAGCTAACGGGTAAAACTGTGGCAACCGGTATTTTCGGCGCGGATATGAAGGTAAGCCTGGTAAACGATGGCCCTGTAACGATCACCATCGATACCAAGGTGAAGGAATAA
- a CDS encoding M15 family metallopeptidase encodes MRLLLLISLACLLTTNARAQVYKYIDSSKVTGYNAYKQQVAAHPQKRLVNLKEFIPGVVLDIRYATANNFTGRPVYNKAAAFARLPVAEALKAVQAELNKKGLGLKIFDAYRPYAITVKFYEIATDTTYVADPRKGSRHNRGCAVDLTLINLKTELELEMPTGYDSFTPHASANYNNLPLKKLNNRKLLRDVMERHGFKVYSSEWWHFDYTGWQNFELLNIPFNQL; translated from the coding sequence ATGCGGCTGCTTTTATTAATCAGCTTGGCTTGTTTACTGACTACAAATGCCCGTGCGCAGGTTTACAAATACATCGACAGTAGCAAGGTAACCGGTTACAATGCCTATAAACAGCAGGTAGCCGCCCACCCTCAAAAACGATTGGTAAACCTAAAAGAGTTTATACCCGGCGTAGTGCTTGACATTCGATACGCAACCGCCAATAATTTCACTGGTCGCCCTGTATACAACAAAGCTGCGGCCTTTGCCAGGCTGCCCGTAGCCGAAGCCTTAAAAGCCGTACAGGCGGAGCTTAATAAAAAAGGGCTTGGCTTAAAAATTTTTGACGCCTACCGGCCGTACGCCATTACCGTTAAGTTTTACGAAATAGCCACCGATACCACTTATGTTGCTGATCCGCGAAAAGGCTCCCGCCATAACCGCGGCTGCGCGGTTGACCTTACCCTTATCAACCTTAAAACTGAACTTGAACTGGAAATGCCTACAGGCTATGATAGCTTTACGCCACATGCATCAGCAAATTATAATAATCTCCCGCTGAAAAAGCTCAATAACCGCAAGTTGCTCCGCGATGTTATGGAGCGCCACGGCTTTAAGGTATACAGCAGCGAGTGGTGGCATTTTGATTATACAGGCTGGCAGAATTTTGAATTACTGAACATTCCTTTCAACCAATTGTAA
- a CDS encoding HD domain-containing protein, producing the protein MNKKKIINDPVYGFISIPEGLVFKLIEHRYFQRLRYIKQSGMTHMVYPGSIHTRFHHALGAMHLMGLAIETLRNKGHEISEAEEEAVTIAILLHDVGHGPFSHALESTIVQGISHEDISSLLMNRLNVEFDGRLNMAINIFNDTYPRRFLHQLVSGQLDMDRLDYLNRDSFFTGVIEGMVGSDRIIKMLNLYDGQIVVEEKGIYSIEKFLIARRLMYWQVYLHKTVIAAEQGLNKILVRARQLALIGKKLFCTPALCHFLYYEISREAFIHNPEHLEIFAQMDDTDIMSAVKVWVNCDDVILATLCRNLVYRDLLHVDITNSKPDELMVNNLRQKASVYYNISEEEAAFFVFTDTVLNDAYKVDDTNIRILMKDGSVKDITAASDNANLTALAKTVTKHILCYPKQLI; encoded by the coding sequence TTGAATAAAAAGAAGATCATTAACGATCCGGTATACGGATTCATCAGCATACCTGAGGGGCTGGTGTTTAAACTGATTGAGCACCGTTACTTTCAGCGGTTACGTTACATCAAGCAATCGGGCATGACACATATGGTGTATCCAGGCTCCATACATACCCGTTTTCACCACGCGCTGGGCGCCATGCACTTGATGGGGCTCGCTATTGAAACTCTGCGCAATAAAGGACACGAGATCAGCGAGGCAGAAGAAGAAGCTGTTACTATTGCCATATTGCTGCACGATGTTGGGCACGGCCCGTTCTCGCACGCGCTCGAGAGCACCATTGTGCAGGGCATAAGCCATGAGGATATATCATCCTTATTAATGAACCGGCTGAATGTTGAGTTTGACGGGCGGCTTAATATGGCTATTAATATATTTAACGATACCTATCCCCGCCGTTTTCTGCATCAGTTGGTATCAGGGCAGTTAGATATGGACCGGCTGGATTACCTTAACCGCGACAGCTTTTTCACCGGCGTAATTGAGGGTATGGTAGGCAGCGACCGTATTATTAAAATGCTTAACCTGTACGACGGGCAGATAGTGGTGGAAGAAAAGGGTATTTATTCTATTGAAAAATTCCTGATCGCCCGCCGCCTGATGTACTGGCAGGTATACCTGCATAAAACGGTTATAGCCGCCGAGCAGGGTTTGAATAAAATACTGGTACGCGCACGCCAGTTGGCGCTTATTGGTAAAAAACTGTTTTGTACACCTGCGTTATGCCATTTTTTGTACTATGAAATCAGCAGGGAGGCGTTTATTCACAACCCGGAACACCTGGAGATATTCGCGCAGATGGACGATACCGACATCATGTCGGCTGTAAAGGTTTGGGTTAATTGCGATGATGTTATTTTAGCTACCCTGTGCCGCAACCTGGTTTACCGCGATCTGTTACATGTTGACATTACCAACAGTAAACCGGATGAGTTGATGGTAAACAACCTCCGGCAAAAAGCATCCGTATATTACAACATAAGCGAAGAAGAGGCCGCTTTTTTTGTGTTTACCGATACTGTACTGAATGATGCTTACAAGGTTGACGATACCAACATACGCATATTGATGAAGGATGGAAGTGTAAAGGATATAACCGCCGCCAGCGATAACGCCAACCTTACCGCCTTAGCCAAAACGGTTACCAAGCACATACTGTGCTACCCTAAACAATTGATATAA
- the lpxD gene encoding UDP-3-O-(3-hydroxymyristoyl)glucosamine N-acyltransferase, producing MQFTAQQISLLLNGTVEGDALVAVDKLAKIEEGTPGSLSFLANPKYEQHLYTTGASVVIINEDYVLTGPVSATLIRVENAYSAFSVLLEQYNTIKLNKTGIEQPSFIHPTARVGNNVFIGAFAYIGPNATVGDNSKIYPNTYIADNVTIGSNVTLFAGVKVYFDCVVGDNVIIHSGAVIGSDGFGFAPNADGSYKKISQIGNVIIQDDVEIGANTAVDRATMGSTIIRKGAKIDNLVQIAHNVEVGQNTVIAGQAGISGSTKIGEQAVIGGQVGIAGHLTIAKGTQLSAQTGINSSIKDEGKQWGGSPYLPYKDYLRAHVNTRRLPGLEKRVAELEKMIAELHNNKT from the coding sequence ATGCAATTTACTGCCCAGCAGATTAGCTTATTATTGAACGGAACTGTTGAAGGTGATGCTTTGGTAGCGGTTGATAAACTGGCTAAAATTGAAGAAGGCACCCCCGGATCGCTTTCATTTTTGGCTAACCCTAAATATGAGCAGCACCTGTATACTACGGGCGCTTCGGTAGTTATTATTAATGAGGATTATGTATTAACCGGCCCGGTAAGCGCTACGCTGATACGGGTTGAGAATGCTTACAGCGCTTTCTCGGTTTTGCTGGAGCAATACAATACCATCAAACTAAACAAAACCGGCATTGAGCAGCCGAGCTTTATACACCCCACCGCCAGGGTGGGCAACAATGTGTTTATAGGGGCATTTGCCTACATTGGTCCGAATGCAACCGTAGGCGACAACAGCAAGATATACCCCAATACCTATATAGCCGACAATGTTACCATCGGTAGTAATGTTACCTTATTTGCTGGTGTAAAAGTTTATTTTGACTGTGTTGTAGGTGATAATGTAATTATTCACTCCGGCGCGGTTATCGGCAGCGATGGCTTTGGCTTTGCGCCAAACGCTGACGGCTCCTATAAAAAGATAAGCCAGATAGGTAATGTAATTATTCAAGATGATGTGGAGATTGGCGCCAATACGGCGGTTGACCGTGCTACTATGGGCTCTACCATCATACGCAAAGGCGCAAAAATTGATAACTTGGTGCAGATTGCCCACAATGTTGAGGTTGGGCAAAATACGGTTATTGCCGGGCAGGCGGGTATATCAGGCAGTACCAAAATTGGCGAGCAGGCGGTTATTGGCGGCCAGGTAGGTATTGCCGGGCATTTAACCATTGCCAAAGGTACACAGCTATCGGCACAAACCGGTATCAACAGCTCTATAAAAGATGAAGGTAAACAATGGGGCGGCTCACCTTACCTGCCTTATAAGGACTATTTACGCGCGCATGTAAACACGCGCCGCCTGCCCGGGCTTGAAAAGCGCGTGGCCGAATTAGAAAAAATGATTGCTGAACTGCATAACAACAAAACATGA
- a CDS encoding PIN domain-containing protein — MSGTDIFIDTNICIYLLNGDATLSELLQDQSISISVITEMELYAYHQNDDSAKAILDDFIRSVYVVNIDEEVKANTIAIRKKYRLKLPDSILLHQL; from the coding sequence ATGAGTGGAACTGATATCTTTATTGATACTAATATTTGTATTTATTTACTAAATGGTGATGCTACACTTTCAGAATTATTGCAAGATCAAAGTATATCCATCTCTGTAATAACGGAGATGGAATTATATGCTTACCATCAGAATGATGATTCGGCAAAAGCAATTCTCGATGACTTTATCAGATCTGTTTATGTGGTAAATATTGATGAAGAGGTTAAAGCAAACACAATTGCTATCAGGAAGAAGTATAGATTGAAACTGCCTGATAGTATATTGCTGCATCAGCTATAA
- the tsaE gene encoding tRNA (adenosine(37)-N6)-threonylcarbamoyltransferase complex ATPase subunit type 1 TsaE codes for MQINVTSLSELPDAARQLISHAGTSKIFVFYGDMGAGKTTLIKELAAALGVTEAVTSPTFSIVNEYIIPSGKAYHFDFYRLKKQSEALDMGYEEYFYSGNYCFIEWPEKIPDLLPEHYTRVSITALDDNRRQLVVENI; via the coding sequence GTGCAAATCAACGTTACATCGCTAAGCGAATTACCCGATGCTGCCCGCCAGTTAATTTCTCATGCCGGCACTAGCAAGATTTTTGTTTTTTATGGCGATATGGGGGCGGGTAAAACTACATTGATAAAAGAGCTGGCTGCCGCGCTTGGCGTTACCGAGGCGGTTACCAGCCCAACATTCTCTATCGTGAATGAGTACATAATCCCTTCTGGCAAAGCCTATCATTTTGATTTTTACCGGCTCAAAAAACAAAGCGAAGCGTTGGATATGGGCTATGAGGAATATTTTTACTCGGGCAATTACTGCTTTATTGAATGGCCCGAAAAAATACCTGATCTGCTGCCTGAGCACTACACCCGCGTGTCTATAACCGCTTTAGATGACAACCGGCGACAGCTTGTGGTTGAAAATATTTAG